Proteins found in one Rhodobacteraceae bacterium D3-12 genomic segment:
- a CDS encoding YeeE/YedE family protein — translation MLDLIGDTGLVALFGALGGVVLGLAARIGRFCTMGAIEDLLYGGSSVRMRMWVLAIGVAVIGAFGLTHIGWLDPQDSYYLSIRWMPLASILGGLAFGYGMALSGNCGFGAIARLGGGDLRAFVIVLVMGVSAYVVLNGPLAGLRAWAFPQQGVTDDLPPGIVHMLAHWTGGPLTWLGIGIGLALTLGALASRTFLSQPASVFWAVMVGLAITSGWAGSAYVAAHGFTALPVVSHSFAAPVGETLLYTMTSSARAPSFAVGSIAGVVLGAFVGSLIKGHFRWEACEDPLELRRQILGAALMGGGAVLAMGCTVGQGLSAFSVLSFSAPITFLSIFAGAALGLRQLIEGFQPAE, via the coding sequence ATGCTTGACCTGATCGGCGATACCGGCCTCGTGGCGTTGTTTGGCGCTTTGGGCGGCGTGGTGCTTGGGCTCGCGGCGCGGATTGGACGGTTTTGCACCATGGGCGCAATCGAAGACCTGCTCTATGGCGGCTCTTCTGTTCGGATGCGCATGTGGGTGCTGGCCATCGGCGTGGCGGTGATCGGTGCCTTTGGCCTGACCCATATCGGCTGGCTGGACCCGCAAGACAGCTATTATCTCTCGATCCGCTGGATGCCGCTGGCCTCTATCCTCGGAGGGCTGGCGTTTGGCTATGGCATGGCGCTGTCGGGCAATTGCGGCTTCGGCGCGATTGCGCGGCTCGGCGGCGGCGATTTGCGGGCGTTTGTGATCGTGCTGGTGATGGGGGTGTCGGCCTATGTGGTGCTGAACGGGCCGCTCGCCGGCCTGCGCGCCTGGGCGTTCCCGCAACAAGGCGTCACCGATGATCTGCCCCCCGGCATTGTGCATATGCTGGCCCATTGGACGGGGGGGCCGCTCACTTGGCTTGGCATCGGCATCGGGCTGGCCCTCACGCTGGGCGCTCTGGCGTCGCGGACATTCCTGTCGCAGCCCGCCTCGGTCTTTTGGGCGGTGATGGTCGGCCTCGCGATCACGTCCGGCTGGGCGGGGTCGGCCTATGTCGCGGCGCATGGCTTTACGGCGCTGCCGGTGGTGTCGCATTCCTTCGCGGCCCCGGTGGGGGAAACGCTGCTCTATACGATGACCTCATCGGCCCGCGCGCCCAGCTTCGCGGTCGGCTCGATCGCCGGCGTCGTGCTCGGCGCCTTTGTCGGTTCCCTGATCAAAGGCCACTTCCGCTGGGAAGCCTGCGAAGACCCCCTCGAGCTGCGCCGCCAGATCCTCGGCGCGGCGCTCATGGGCGGCGGCGCAGTGCTGGCCATGGGCTGCACGGTGGGCCAAGGGCTCTCGGCGTTCTCCGTGCTCAGTTTCTCGGCCCCCATCACCTTCTTGTCGATCTTCGCCGGGGCCGCGTTGGGACTGCGTCAGTTGATCGAAGGGTTTCAACCGGCAGAATAA
- a CDS encoding SDR family oxidoreductase has product MDLGLAGKKAVVCASSKGLGRGCAEALAGAGVDLVMNARSEGPLAAAAEEIAERHGVTVVPVAADITTEDGRAAVLEAAGAVDILVNNAGGPPPGMWYDWEREDFIKALDANMLAPIAMMKALLPGMMDRGWGRVVNITSQSVKAPIGVLGLSNSARAGLTGYVAGTARQVAGSGVTINNLLPGIHATDRAISLDTKVTKEQGITMEEAIAARCKNIPAGRYGTAEEFGAACAFLCSVHAGFIVGQNLLLDGGGVNATL; this is encoded by the coding sequence ATGGATCTGGGACTTGCGGGTAAAAAGGCAGTGGTTTGCGCGTCTTCCAAGGGGTTGGGGCGCGGTTGTGCCGAAGCGCTGGCGGGGGCGGGGGTTGACCTTGTGATGAACGCACGCTCGGAAGGGCCGCTTGCGGCTGCGGCGGAGGAGATTGCGGAGCGTCACGGGGTGACTGTGGTGCCGGTGGCCGCCGATATCACCACCGAGGACGGCCGCGCGGCGGTGCTTGAGGCGGCGGGGGCGGTCGATATCCTTGTCAACAACGCGGGCGGGCCACCTCCGGGGATGTGGTACGATTGGGAGCGCGAGGATTTCATCAAGGCGCTGGATGCCAATATGCTGGCGCCGATTGCGATGATGAAGGCGCTTTTGCCGGGCATGATGGACCGCGGATGGGGCCGGGTGGTGAACATCACCTCGCAGTCGGTGAAAGCGCCGATTGGCGTTTTGGGCTTGTCGAATTCGGCGCGTGCGGGGCTGACCGGCTATGTGGCGGGCACGGCGCGGCAGGTGGCCGGATCGGGTGTGACGATCAACAATCTGCTGCCGGGCATTCACGCGACGGACCGGGCGATTTCGCTTGATACCAAGGTGACCAAGGAACAGGGGATCACGATGGAGGAGGCGATTGCCGCGCGGTGCAAGAACATCCCGGCGGGGCGCTATGGCACGGCCGAAGAGTTCGGCGCGGCCTGTGCGTTTCTGTGTTCGGTTCATGCCGGGTTCATCGTTGGTCAGAACCTGTTGCTGGATGGTGGCGGCGTGAACGCGACGCTCTGA
- a CDS encoding BrnA antitoxin family protein — protein sequence MAMTKQEARARMHRELRELQSDLAAHWLERSLPEDWAGLDTREPVKVVKDRVTIRLDAEMVRWFRRLGPGYGQRINRVLRIYWTALLAGRIKSHWDEEELAPNFLKAIEMAASQEEN from the coding sequence ATGGCGATGACGAAACAAGAGGCGCGGGCACGGATGCACCGGGAGTTGCGCGAATTGCAGAGCGATTTGGCGGCGCATTGGTTGGAGCGGTCCTTGCCCGAGGATTGGGCGGGCTTGGACACGCGCGAACCGGTGAAGGTGGTCAAGGACCGGGTGACGATCCGGCTGGACGCGGAAATGGTGCGGTGGTTCCGGCGGCTGGGGCCGGGGTATGGGCAGCGGATCAACCGGGTTCTGAGGATCTATTGGACCGCGCTTTTGGCGGGGCGGATCAAATCGCATTGGGACGAGGAAGAGCTGGCGCCGAATTTCCTGAAGGCGATTGAGATGGCGGCGTCGCAGGAGGAGAACTGA
- a CDS encoding peptide chain release factor 3 yields MLDTAQNRPELPPEIARRRTFAIISHPDAGKTTLTEKFLLFGGAIQMAGQVRAKGEARRTRSDFMQMEKDRGISVSASAMSFDFKTFRFNLVDTPGHSDFSEDTYRTLTAVDAAVMVIDGAKGVESQTQKLFEVCRLRDLPILTFCNKMDRESRDTFDIIDEIQEMLAIDVTPASWPIGVGRDFMGCYDMLNDRLELMDRADRNRVAETIEIKGLDDPKLAEHVPAELLEKLVEEVEMARELLPALNPQSVIEGHMTPIWFGSAINSFGVKELMEGIASYGPEPQIQSAQPRQISPEETKVSGFVFKVQANMDPKHRDRVAFVRLASGHFKRGMKLTHVRSKKPMAISNPVLFLASDRELAEEAWAGDIIGIPNHGQLRIGDTLTEGELLRVTNIPSFAPELLQSVRATDPLKAKHLEKALMQFAEEGAAKVFKPSIGSGFIVGVVGALQFEVLASRIEMEYGLPVRFEQSQFTSARWVSGDKQPVEKFTNSNKQHIAHDHDGDIVYLTRLQWDIDRIERDYPDVTLSATKEMMV; encoded by the coding sequence ATGTTGGATACCGCACAAAACCGCCCCGAATTGCCGCCCGAAATCGCGCGTCGCCGCACCTTTGCGATCATCTCGCACCCGGATGCTGGCAAGACGACCCTGACCGAGAAATTTCTGCTCTTCGGCGGGGCGATCCAAATGGCCGGACAGGTCCGCGCCAAGGGTGAAGCGCGCCGCACCCGGTCCGACTTTATGCAGATGGAAAAAGACCGCGGTATCTCGGTCTCGGCCTCGGCAATGTCGTTTGATTTCAAAACCTTCCGCTTCAATCTTGTGGACACGCCCGGTCACTCGGATTTCTCCGAAGACACCTATCGCACGCTCACCGCGGTCGACGCGGCGGTGATGGTAATCGACGGCGCAAAAGGCGTGGAAAGCCAGACCCAAAAGCTGTTCGAAGTCTGCCGCCTGCGCGACCTGCCGATCCTGACGTTTTGTAACAAAATGGACCGCGAAAGCCGCGACACCTTTGACATCATTGACGAAATTCAGGAAATGCTTGCCATCGACGTGACCCCGGCAAGCTGGCCCATTGGCGTCGGGCGCGACTTTATGGGCTGTTACGACATGCTCAACGACCGCCTCGAACTGATGGATCGCGCCGACCGGAACCGCGTTGCGGAAACGATTGAAATCAAAGGCTTGGACGATCCCAAACTGGCCGAACACGTCCCTGCCGAGCTGCTTGAAAAGCTGGTGGAAGAGGTCGAAATGGCGCGCGAACTGCTGCCCGCGCTCAACCCTCAATCCGTGATCGAAGGGCATATGACGCCGATCTGGTTTGGTTCCGCGATCAACTCTTTCGGCGTCAAGGAATTGATGGAGGGGATCGCCTCTTACGGCCCCGAACCGCAAATCCAATCCGCCCAGCCGCGCCAGATTTCTCCCGAAGAAACAAAGGTTTCCGGCTTTGTCTTCAAGGTTCAGGCCAACATGGACCCCAAGCACCGCGACCGCGTGGCTTTTGTCCGTCTGGCCTCGGGCCACTTCAAACGCGGCATGAAACTCACCCATGTGCGTTCCAAGAAACCGATGGCCATTTCCAACCCCGTCCTCTTCCTCGCCTCCGACCGTGAGCTGGCCGAAGAGGCTTGGGCCGGTGACATTATCGGCATCCCCAACCACGGCCAGCTGCGGATTGGCGATACGTTAACGGAAGGGGAACTTTTGCGTGTTACAAACATCCCTTCCTTTGCGCCGGAACTCCTGCAATCCGTCCGCGCCACCGATCCGCTCAAGGCCAAGCACCTCGAAAAAGCGTTAATGCAATTCGCCGAAGAAGGGGCCGCCAAAGTGTTCAAACCGTCGATCGGCTCCGGCTTTATCGTCGGTGTCGTCGGCGCGCTGCAATTCGAAGTGCTCGCCAGCCGGATCGAAATGGAATACGGCCTGCCCGTGCGCTTTGAACAGTCGCAATTCACCTCCGCCCGCTGGGTCAGCGGAGACAAGCAACCTGTTGAAAAGTTTACGAATTCCAACAAACAACACATCGCACACGACCATGATGGCGACATCGTCTACCTGACCCGCCTGCAATGGGATATCGACCGGATCGAGCGCGACTACCCCGATGTCACCCTCTCCGCCACCAAGGAGATGATGGTCTGA
- a CDS encoding glycosyltransferase family 2 protein, whose protein sequence is MHWGVVSTIKAPLRDIANFAAHHLDIGAHRVIIYLDDDNPAAIKALADHPKLKLIKADAANWRNANRPDKHQPRQSANARHALKRKSGGLDWLAHIDVDEFLWPAKPLAAQLEALPQDCLCARIRPIEALSPEGVPDIPAHITHFKATALKRDKRNAETGAIYPTFGPHLNGGFLSHVAGKMIFRTGIDGLSPRIHNVVLGDTQNPGQHELAQTELCHLHAPSLADWLARFDYRLEKGAYRAELAPTRARSRGGLTMHELFHTILDEHGRDGLHAFYDEVCRAAPDLRARLDAHGLLRSYALDLDAKRAKHFPGLTLD, encoded by the coding sequence ATGCATTGGGGCGTTGTGTCCACCATCAAAGCGCCCCTGCGCGACATCGCGAATTTCGCCGCGCACCACCTCGACATCGGCGCGCATCGCGTGATCATCTATCTCGACGATGACAACCCCGCCGCCATCAAGGCCCTTGCCGATCACCCCAAACTCAAGCTGATCAAGGCCGACGCCGCCAACTGGCGCAACGCAAATCGTCCCGACAAGCACCAGCCCCGCCAATCCGCCAACGCCCGCCACGCGCTCAAACGCAAATCGGGCGGCCTCGACTGGCTCGCCCATATCGACGTTGACGAATTTCTCTGGCCTGCCAAGCCCTTGGCCGCACAGCTTGAAGCCCTACCTCAGGACTGTCTCTGCGCCCGGATCCGCCCAATCGAGGCGCTCTCACCCGAAGGGGTGCCCGACATTCCCGCGCATATCACCCACTTCAAGGCCACCGCTTTGAAGCGGGACAAGCGCAATGCCGAAACCGGCGCGATCTACCCAACCTTCGGGCCGCATCTCAATGGCGGCTTCCTCAGCCATGTTGCGGGCAAGATGATCTTTCGCACCGGCATCGACGGCCTCAGCCCGCGCATCCACAACGTCGTTCTCGGCGACACCCAAAATCCCGGCCAGCACGAGCTTGCGCAAACCGAGCTGTGCCACCTTCACGCGCCCAGCCTTGCGGACTGGCTCGCGCGCTTCGATTATCGCCTTGAGAAAGGTGCCTACCGCGCCGAACTCGCCCCCACCCGCGCCCGCTCGCGCGGCGGATTAACCATGCATGAACTCTTTCACACCATACTCGATGAACATGGCCGCGATGGGTTGCATGCGTTCTATGACGAGGTGTGTCGCGCCGCCCCCGATCTGCGCGCAAGGCTTGATGCGCACGGGTTGCTGCGCAGCTACGCGCTTGATCTTGACGCCAAGCGCGCGAAACATTTCCCCGGTTTGACGCTGGATTGA
- a CDS encoding DEAD/DEAH box helicase, translating into MTKFSDLKLHAKVLKAVEETGYESPTPIQAGAIPPALEGRDVLGIAQTGTGKTASFTLPMITMLARGRARARMPRSLVLCPTRELAAQVAENFDTYAKNVKLSKALLIGGVSFKEQDLLIDKGVDVLIATPGRLLDHFERGKLILSDVKVMVVDEADRMLDMGFIPDIERIFGLTPFTRQTLFFSATMAPEIERITNTFLSNPARIEVARQATASETIEQGVVMFKGSRRDREATEKRKVLRMMIDSEGEKCTNAIIFCNRKTDVDIVAKSLKKYGYDAAPIHGDLDQSQRTRTLEGFRGGDLRFLVASDVAARGLDVPSVSHVFNFDVPGHAEDYVHRIGRTGRAGRDGKAMMICVPRDEKNLEDIERLIQKEIPRLDNPLGGNAPAAAPSGDTDSETGKPQGEPKPRSRTRSRSRSKPAPEAETKPETQAETAADAKVDADAKPAAAAPEASTEAPQQTAEASEPKEKSRGRRGGRSDRNNQGNHGNQGNQGNKTVGMGDHMPSFIAKSFDDRQAG; encoded by the coding sequence ATGACAAAATTTTCTGACCTAAAGCTACACGCGAAGGTTCTTAAAGCCGTCGAAGAAACCGGCTATGAATCACCCACCCCAATCCAAGCCGGGGCCATCCCCCCAGCTCTCGAAGGCCGCGACGTGCTCGGCATTGCCCAGACGGGCACGGGCAAGACCGCCTCCTTCACCCTTCCCATGATCACGATGCTGGCCCGTGGCCGCGCCCGCGCGCGGATGCCACGCAGCCTCGTGCTTTGCCCGACGCGCGAACTCGCCGCGCAGGTGGCCGAAAATTTCGACACCTACGCCAAGAACGTCAAACTTTCCAAGGCGTTGCTCATCGGCGGCGTGTCGTTCAAGGAACAAGACCTGCTGATCGACAAGGGCGTTGACGTCCTGATCGCGACGCCGGGTCGCCTGCTCGACCATTTCGAACGGGGCAAGCTGATCCTCTCGGACGTCAAGGTGATGGTGGTCGACGAAGCCGACCGCATGCTCGACATGGGCTTTATCCCTGATATCGAACGGATTTTCGGCCTCACGCCCTTCACCCGCCAGACCCTCTTTTTCTCCGCCACCATGGCGCCTGAGATCGAGCGCATCACCAACACCTTCCTGTCCAACCCCGCCCGTATCGAAGTCGCTCGGCAGGCCACCGCCTCTGAGACGATCGAACAGGGCGTGGTCATGTTCAAAGGCTCGCGGCGCGACCGCGAGGCGACGGAAAAGCGTAAAGTGCTGCGCATGATGATCGACAGCGAGGGCGAGAAATGCACCAACGCGATCATCTTCTGCAACCGCAAGACGGATGTGGATATCGTCGCTAAGTCGTTGAAAAAATACGGCTATGACGCGGCCCCGATCCACGGCGATCTCGACCAATCGCAACGCACACGCACGCTCGAAGGTTTCCGGGGCGGCGATCTGCGCTTCCTTGTGGCCTCTGACGTGGCTGCGCGCGGGCTTGATGTGCCCTCGGTCAGCCATGTGTTCAACTTCGACGTTCCCGGCCATGCCGAGGACTACGTTCACCGCATCGGTCGCACCGGCCGCGCCGGGCGCGATGGCAAAGCGATGATGATCTGCGTGCCGCGTGATGAGAAAAACCTCGAAGACATCGAGCGTCTGATCCAAAAAGAGATCCCACGCCTCGACAACCCGCTCGGTGGCAACGCACCAGCCGCCGCCCCGTCTGGCGACACGGACTCGGAGACAGGCAAACCCCAAGGTGAGCCCAAACCCCGCAGCCGCACCCGGTCGCGCAGCCGTTCCAAGCCCGCGCCCGAGGCCGAGACCAAACCCGAAACGCAAGCTGAAACCGCCGCAGACGCCAAGGTCGACGCAGATGCCAAACCGGCAGCCGCCGCGCCAGAAGCCTCTACTGAGGCACCGCAGCAAACCGCCGAAGCCTCTGAACCAAAAGAGAAATCTCGCGGTCGCCGCGGCGGGCGGTCTGATCGTAACAATCAGGGTAATCACGGCAACCAAGGTAACCAAGGCAACAAAACTGTCGGCATGGGCGATCACATGCCCAGCTTCATTGCCAAAAGCTTTGACGACCGGCAGGCCGGATAA
- a CDS encoding HD domain-containing protein has protein sequence MLTDRFDDALSYAARLHRDQTRKGSGVPYVSHLIAVASLVLEYGGDEDQAIGGLLHDAVEDQGGAAALAEITSRFGPRVAAIVTACSDSDGDNKAPWEERKNAYLAGIAKKSDDAVLVTTCDKLHNATSIVEDLRRVGPTVFERFTARRDGTLWYYRELARALAQRAPGPLTERLSRRVDELHTLAESMA, from the coding sequence ATGCTGACAGATCGTTTTGACGATGCTCTGAGCTATGCCGCGCGGCTTCACCGCGATCAAACGCGCAAAGGCTCTGGCGTCCCTTATGTTTCCCACCTCATCGCCGTTGCCTCCCTTGTTCTGGAATATGGTGGCGACGAAGATCAGGCCATTGGCGGCCTTCTCCACGATGCCGTCGAAGACCAAGGCGGCGCGGCAGCGCTGGCCGAGATTACATCGCGATTTGGCCCCCGCGTCGCCGCTATCGTCACTGCCTGTTCCGACAGTGACGGTGACAACAAAGCCCCTTGGGAGGAACGTAAGAACGCCTATCTCGCTGGGATTGCTAAAAAATCCGACGACGCCGTGCTTGTCACCACTTGTGACAAACTGCACAACGCGACCAGCATCGTCGAAGACCTGCGCCGCGTTGGCCCCACGGTGTTTGAACGTTTCACCGCCCGGCGTGACGGCACGCTCTGGTACTACCGCGAACTCGCCCGCGCCCTTGCGCAACGCGCGCCCGGCCCCTTGACGGAGCGCCTCTCGCGCCGCGTGGATGAGCTGCACACCCTCGCCGAAAGCATGGCTTAA
- a CDS encoding MarR family winged helix-turn-helix transcriptional regulator codes for MKNLPLPARFGQQMGITSQLYIGLMSRIIEPHGLTYAQFTVLLHLARRKHPTRVSDMARAVELNQPAVTKVVQKFIANGWAETTPDASDQRSRQIAITDAGRTHIAEVQQSFGPMFARLLDGWSEDHLDRFIADLQTLTNTLETLKNP; via the coding sequence ATGAAAAACCTTCCCCTCCCTGCCCGCTTCGGCCAACAGATGGGCATCACGAGCCAGCTCTATATCGGTCTCATGTCACGGATCATCGAGCCGCACGGGCTCACCTATGCACAGTTTACGGTTCTCTTGCACCTCGCCCGTCGCAAGCACCCGACACGGGTGTCCGACATGGCGCGCGCGGTCGAACTCAATCAACCAGCGGTCACCAAGGTTGTGCAGAAATTTATCGCAAATGGCTGGGCCGAAACCACGCCCGACGCAAGCGATCAGCGAAGCCGCCAGATCGCCATTACTGACGCCGGTCGCACCCATATCGCAGAGGTGCAACAAAGCTTTGGGCCGATGTTTGCGCGCCTACTCGACGGTTGGAGCGAAGATCACCTCGACCGGTTTATCGCCGATCTCCAGACCCTCACCAACACTCTCGAAACGCTTAAAAACCCCTAG
- a CDS encoding ribonuclease J, which translates to MSRDRLIYLPLGGAGEIGMNAYVYGYGPEGKERFILIDLGVTFPDMDSTPGVDLILPDMSWLIERKDRLEAIFITHAHEDHIGAVSRFPDLLDVPVYARAFTAHLARLKMEEAGQDPKKIKTVSPWPETVQAGPFTVAFAPVSHSIPESAGLVIDSPDGRIVHSGDFKVDHEPIVGEPFDEAMWQEIAKPGVRALVCDSTNVFSTKEGRSESELPGEIEALFSSAKGMVVATTFASNVARVKTLAEAAERAGRSICLLGRAMRRMIEAAVETGVLTGFPKVIAPEDAVSVPRENLCLLVTGSQGERRAASAQLARGKFNGITMKEGDMFLFSSKTIPGNERGVIRIMNQFSEMGVDVVDENAGFYHVSGHANRPDLAKMHDLVDPQMVIPMHGEHRHLREHVKLAKSKRRQGIVAVNGMMIDLSGNEPTVAEYIETGRMYLDGAVQIGALDGIVRDRIRMALNGHVVVTLILDERDEPLGDPWCELMGIAETGRSRVPLVEILEADLGQFLGRASEKTLADDAKLEQELKRVVRKVAQDEIGKKPEVTVVTSRLT; encoded by the coding sequence ATGAGCCGCGACCGATTGATTTATCTTCCCCTTGGCGGTGCCGGGGAAATTGGCATGAACGCCTATGTCTATGGCTATGGGCCAGAGGGGAAGGAGCGGTTCATCCTTATCGATCTGGGGGTCACCTTCCCGGATATGGACAGCACGCCGGGGGTTGATCTGATCCTGCCGGACATGAGTTGGCTGATTGAGCGTAAGGATCGGCTTGAGGCGATTTTCATCACCCACGCACATGAGGATCACATCGGGGCGGTGTCGCGCTTTCCCGATCTGCTGGATGTGCCGGTCTATGCCCGCGCCTTTACCGCGCATTTGGCGCGTTTGAAGATGGAAGAGGCGGGGCAGGATCCCAAGAAGATCAAGACCGTTTCGCCATGGCCCGAAACCGTGCAGGCGGGGCCGTTTACGGTTGCATTTGCGCCGGTGTCGCATTCGATCCCGGAGAGTGCGGGGCTGGTTATTGATAGCCCGGACGGGCGGATCGTGCATTCGGGTGACTTCAAGGTCGATCACGAGCCGATCGTGGGCGAACCCTTTGACGAGGCGATGTGGCAGGAGATTGCCAAGCCGGGTGTTCGGGCGTTGGTGTGTGATTCAACCAACGTATTTTCAACCAAAGAGGGGCGCTCGGAATCTGAATTACCCGGCGAAATCGAGGCGCTGTTTTCCAGCGCCAAGGGCATGGTCGTGGCGACGACATTCGCGTCAAACGTGGCGCGGGTGAAAACGCTGGCAGAGGCGGCAGAGCGGGCTGGGCGCTCAATCTGTTTGCTGGGGCGGGCGATGCGCCGGATGATCGAGGCGGCGGTGGAAACCGGCGTTTTGACCGGCTTTCCCAAGGTGATTGCGCCGGAAGATGCCGTTTCGGTGCCACGCGAGAACCTGTGTTTGCTGGTGACCGGCTCGCAAGGGGAGCGGCGCGCGGCGAGCGCGCAACTGGCGCGGGGCAAGTTTAACGGGATCACGATGAAGGAAGGGGATATGTTCCTCTTTTCATCAAAAACCATTCCGGGGAACGAACGTGGCGTGATCCGCATCATGAACCAGTTTTCCGAGATGGGCGTTGATGTGGTCGATGAAAACGCCGGCTTCTATCACGTGTCGGGCCACGCCAACCGGCCGGATTTGGCCAAGATGCACGATCTGGTCGATCCGCAGATGGTGATCCCGATGCATGGCGAACACCGGCACCTGCGCGAGCATGTGAAGCTGGCCAAGTCTAAGCGACGTCAGGGGATTGTCGCGGTGAACGGGATGATGATCGACCTGAGCGGCAATGAACCGACTGTGGCTGAGTATATCGAAACCGGCCGCATGTATCTGGATGGGGCGGTGCAGATTGGGGCGTTGGACGGGATCGTGCGCGACCGGATTCGCATGGCCTTGAACGGGCATGTGGTGGTGACGCTGATCCTTGATGAGCGCGACGAGCCGTTGGGTGATCCGTGGTGCGAGCTTATGGGGATTGCCGAGACCGGGCGAAGCCGGGTGCCGTTGGTTGAGATCCTTGAAGCCGATTTGGGGCAGTTCCTTGGCCGGGCGTCGGAAAAGACGCTGGCTGATGATGCCAAGCTGGAACAAGAGTTGAAGCGAGTCGTGCGCAAGGTGGCGCAAGACGAGATTGGCAAGAAGCCCGAGGTGACGGTGGTAACAAGCCGCCTGACCTAG
- a CDS encoding type III pantothenate kinase has translation MLLCIDCGNTNTVFSIWDGETFLCTLRTSTHHARTADAYFTWYSTLVKHYGVEVDITEVIISSTVPRVVFNLRVFADRFFGARPLVVGKPDCLLPHAPRVDEGTIVGPDRLVNTAAAFDRHGGDIIVVDFGTATTFDVVAKDGAYIGGVISPGVNLSLEALHMAAAALPHVDIAKPQSVIGTNTVACIQSGVFWGYVGLVKEVCGRIKAERDRDMQVIATGGLAPLFQQSEDLFDAFEDDLTMHGLTVIHNYNKEQGNI, from the coding sequence ATGCTTCTGTGCATTGATTGCGGCAACACGAATACGGTGTTTTCGATTTGGGACGGCGAGACGTTTCTCTGCACCTTGCGGACATCGACGCATCATGCCCGCACGGCGGATGCCTATTTCACCTGGTATTCCACCTTGGTCAAACATTACGGGGTGGAGGTGGATATCACCGAGGTGATCATCTCGTCCACGGTGCCGCGGGTTGTGTTCAACCTTCGGGTTTTTGCCGACCGGTTTTTTGGCGCGCGTCCCTTGGTTGTGGGCAAGCCCGACTGTCTGTTGCCGCATGCGCCGCGGGTGGATGAGGGCACGATCGTGGGGCCGGACAGATTGGTGAACACGGCGGCGGCGTTTGACCGGCATGGCGGTGATATCATCGTGGTGGATTTCGGCACGGCGACAACATTTGATGTGGTGGCAAAGGACGGGGCCTATATCGGTGGGGTGATCTCTCCCGGTGTGAACCTGAGCCTTGAGGCGTTGCATATGGCCGCCGCTGCGCTGCCGCATGTAGATATTGCCAAGCCGCAGTCGGTGATTGGCACGAACACGGTGGCGTGTATTCAATCCGGCGTGTTTTGGGGGTATGTCGGCCTTGTCAAAGAGGTATGCGGACGTATCAAAGCCGAGCGCGACCGCGACATGCAAGTGATAGCAACAGGCGGGCTGGCGCCATTGTTCCAGCAATCCGAGGATCTGTTCGATGCGTTCGAAGATGATCTGACCATGCACGGGCTGACCGTGATCCACAATTATAACAAAGAGCAGGGCAATATATGA
- a CDS encoding biotin--[acetyl-CoA-carboxylase] ligase, with the protein MNGWPDGYGRRVLDEVDSTMAVAARVVSELSGPEWILARRQVAARGRRGRAWRDPGGNFAATLVLRRDDPPGQLALRSFVAALALFDACVAVTGRAESFALKWPNDVLLNGGKLAGILLESSGQMGGQTHLFIGIGVNLSHVPETVDEGAVPPVSLRQALGVEVTPELFLDQLAAAFAKREAAFQTYGFQPIREAWLSRAARLGEVITARTTKDETTGTFETVDEVGNLVLSTPKGRVAIAAADIFF; encoded by the coding sequence ATGAACGGTTGGCCGGACGGATATGGGCGGCGGGTGTTGGACGAGGTGGACAGCACCATGGCCGTGGCCGCGCGGGTTGTATCGGAGCTTAGCGGGCCGGAGTGGATTTTGGCGCGGCGGCAAGTGGCAGCGCGGGGGCGGCGCGGCCGGGCGTGGCGCGATCCGGGCGGGAATTTCGCAGCGACGTTGGTACTGCGGCGAGATGATCCGCCGGGGCAGTTGGCATTGCGGTCTTTTGTGGCGGCGCTGGCGTTGTTTGATGCCTGCGTTGCGGTGACCGGTCGGGCCGAGAGCTTTGCCTTGAAGTGGCCCAATGATGTGCTGTTGAACGGTGGCAAGCTGGCCGGGATATTGCTTGAAAGTTCGGGGCAAATGGGCGGGCAAACGCATCTTTTTATCGGGATCGGTGTGAACCTGTCGCATGTGCCAGAAACGGTCGACGAGGGCGCGGTGCCGCCGGTCTCGCTTAGGCAGGCGTTGGGGGTTGAGGTCACGCCGGAGCTGTTTCTTGACCAGTTGGCAGCGGCATTTGCCAAGCGTGAGGCGGCGTTTCAGACCTATGGTTTTCAGCCGATCCGCGAGGCGTGGCTGTCGCGGGCGGCGCGGTTGGGCGAAGTGATCACGGCGCGCACCACGAAGGATGAAACGACCGGCACCTTTGAGACGGTGGACGAGGTGGGCAATCTTGTTCTATCCACGCCCAAGGGCCGGGTGGCGATTGCTGCTGCGGATATTTTCTTTTGA